The genomic stretch CCAGCGGTTGACCTCGAAAATAACAGCCATGGAGCGGCCGAATTTTTTTGTGGATGAAATGCAACAAGGCGCGTTCGCCTCGATGCGGCATCGGCACGAATTCACCGCCGATGGCGACGGCACGCTGATGCGCGACACTTTCGAATTTACCGCACCCTTGGGGCCGCTCGGTTGGCTGGCGGAGAAATTATTTCTGACGGATTACATGAAAAAATTTCTACTCCAACGCAACGGCGCACTCAAAGCCTTGGCCGAATCCGACGGCTGGCGAACATTCCTCAAATAAAACGTTGGAAATAGTTTCCCTCTCTGATGCAGATGCACCGATCATCGCGTGACTGAATAGGCGGTCGTTGCGCGTCGGTTTATTTTTTTGCTTTGTCGTTTATTGTCGTTTCACCGCGCTCCACCTTACGGTACAGGAAGGCATCGGAAGTCAGCAGCGAGGTGATGAGGGCGTTCATACTGCCTTTTTCGCGGTAGGCGTGATAGGCGTCCTGCAACACAGAACCGTCATTGATCGTCTCGTTGCGGCCGATCCAGAAACGGAAGGCGTGGCGGACGAAGACCTGTTCGACGTGGTCGCTCTTCGAAAGTTTGTCGATCATCTCGAGGGCATTCTTGACGGGGCCGTCGAGTTCGGGATCACCGCTGTTGATGATCTCGCCGGAGGTGTCCACGGGCTTGTCCAGTTCGGTGGTCCGGAACAGACCGGCGTGATTGTACATCTCAAACGGAAGCCCGAGCGGATCCATCTTCTCGTGGCAGGTCCAGCAATAGGTCTCACGGGTCACGCGCATACGATGGCGCAGCGTGGTGTTGGGCTCGTCGGGCAACATGGCGTCGACGGTGATGGGCACGTCGGGGATGCCGCCGCCGAGGAGGCGTTCACGAATCCAGCGGCCACGCAAAATGGCGTGGTTGTCCATGGCATCGGAATGCGACACGAGCCAGGAAGGATGCGTGAGTAACCCGAGGCGCTGGCCTTCCGGAGCAGTGGCCAGCGTGCGGTCGGGTTTCATCGAGCCGGCCCCAAAAGAGCGACGGCCGACGCGGGCGTAAATCTTGGATCCATTCAGATTGGCCGTCGCCACGTTGACATTGCCCCCGCCGCGGCGGCGTTTCTGGGCGGTGGCGATGCGTCTCTTGGCCGTGGCCAGCGATTTCTTTTGGCGATCCAACGATTTTGAAATCTGGTTATTCTTTGGGTCGGCCTTTAATTCTTCTTCCAGTTTGGCTATGGCCGTTTCCATTCCCTCCAACTCGGCCGCTTCCTTTTCGGCCTGCGCTTCGTCGGCTAGGCGCTTGGCTTCCTGTGCGGCCTTGCGTTCCTCGGGATTATTCTTACGACCGAAGTACGTGCTATCGCTGCGGGTGGCCACGATTAGCTGGGTGGTGAGGAGTTCCTTGAGGACGTCCTGATCCTTTTCCAGAATCAGCTCAATCAGGCGATCGGTGCTCGCGGTGGCATCGAACATCGCGCGGTAATGGCTGGTGCCACGGGTGCTGACACCGGTTTGGCCGAGGGCGGCGTTGTCTTTGCAAATGTAGCCGCCCAGGTCGTAGTCGAAAAAGTCGCGGAAGAAACGCAGCACGCGCGGCTTGCGAATGCTCTGGTCGGCGAGCATGCGGGTAACTTCGCGTTCCACATCCTCGCGCGTGCGCAGGCGACCCTCGACGATGGCCTTGCGGAGTTGGGCGTCGGGCTGGATGTAGCTGAGGGCGTGGTTGACGGCGAGACCAAGTTCCCAGTCCTGCAACATCGCGCGGCCGTGCGCATCCACCTTGTTTTTTTCCACCAGCTCGGACCGGAAAAGCGCGTCGCGATCGAGGAAGATGGCGGAGAGCCCCATGAACACGCCGTCCTCTTTGCCGACCTTGTCGATGGAATCCTTAACGATCTGCAGATAGTCATTCGTTTCCTCGGCGGTGGGCGGACGGAAGGTCAGGGCTTCGAAGAGGAACTCCACCGCCTTGCGCAGGCGCTCGTCGGTGACGCCGTCTTCCTTCATCAGATCATGAATGGGCGTCATCGGGCGGGCGATTTTGGTGCTGTAAACAATCGCCGTGGGCAGACCGCGCAGGTCGCCCTTGGGCTTCACCTTGTCGTAGGTCTTGGGGTCGTCGGTGATCTGCTCGGGCAACCCGACCAAGCTCATCGGGCCATAGGCCATGTATTTCAAAATGTCCTCGGCTTTGCCCATGATCTGCGTGGCTTCGGAGCTGTTGACGGTGTAGAAGTCCGGATAATTTTCGAGGCCATGCTTGCGAGCGGAGGACAGCACCACCGGCACGCTCTTCACGGCCGTGGCGTAGGCGACGGTGCCGCCTTCCCAGCGCAGGATGCGGTCGGTACCGAAGTAGAGTTTCAACTCGCCGCCGTGATTGGTGGGCACCACATCGCCGCGCGTGCGTTGGCCGGGACGGGCTGAGTCATAGGCTGGTTCCCGGTTGATCAATTCATTGAGGCGCGTGATGTGTTCCTGCGGCGTGACCCGCCAAATGCGCGCGGGCGTGTAGGTCGGCGCCAGCCGGATATTCTTGGGCAACGGCCCAAAGAGCAAATCGTGCGCGATGAAGTTTCCCTTGTTCGGGTCCAAGTGCGCTTGGAACCCACCTTTGCCGGCCATCTCGCGTTTCAGTTCGCTGACAATCCAGTCGGAAAAACGCAGGCGCTCGACGATTTCCGGTTGCGACTTTTTCTTGGGCGGCATCTCCTGCAGCGAGACCTGCGCCCAAATGGATTTCCACGTGGCCGCATTGGTCTCATCCACCGGCCCGAGATCCTCGAGCGAGAGATTGCCCTTCTTGGTTTCGTTGTCGTGACAGTCCAGACAATGGCTGTCCAGAAACTCCGCCGCGAAGTTTTTGAAATTACCCCGAGCAGGTTCGCCGGGCGTGTAGATGTCCGCAGCCTGAGCAGCCGTGCCGAGCACGGCATAGACCGCCACCCCGAGGGTGAAGGTCAGCTTGTTCATGCCATCACTTCTTTGAGCGGTCCGCTGCCGGAATCAAACTTGGCCGCCATCTTCTCGGACATGTTGTAGCGATCCACCTCCACGCCAGAAGCGCGCAGGATGGAGGTGTACAACGCGTTGAGCGGGCGCTTGCCGTCCAGCTGCGTGAAGCAACCAGTCTTGAAAGCGCCATCGTAATTGCCGAGCAACATCACCGGCCAGTTCTTGCCGGAGGTGTGTTGATAATCCGCGTTGTTGCTGGTGTACACAATGAGCGTGTTGTCCATCATCGTGCCGCTGCCCTCGGGCACGCTTTCCAGCTCCTGCATGAGCTTCACCAACATGCGGCTGTTATACTGGCGGATCTTGATCCAGATCG from Limisphaerales bacterium encodes the following:
- a CDS encoding SRPBCC family protein, translated to MPIIQLESNIAAPIERVFDLARSIEAHTNTTEGTGERAVDGRTSGLIEAGETVTWEARHLGVRQRLTSKITAMERPNFFVDEMQQGAFASMRHRHEFTADGDGTLMRDTFEFTAPLGPLGWLAEKLFLTDYMKKFLLQRNGALKALAESDGWRTFLK
- a CDS encoding DUF1588 domain-containing protein, encoding MNKLTFTLGVAVYAVLGTAAQAADIYTPGEPARGNFKNFAAEFLDSHCLDCHDNETKKGNLSLEDLGPVDETNAATWKSIWAQVSLQEMPPKKKSQPEIVERLRFSDWIVSELKREMAGKGGFQAHLDPNKGNFIAHDLLFGPLPKNIRLAPTYTPARIWRVTPQEHITRLNELINREPAYDSARPGQRTRGDVVPTNHGGELKLYFGTDRILRWEGGTVAYATAVKSVPVVLSSARKHGLENYPDFYTVNSSEATQIMGKAEDILKYMAYGPMSLVGLPEQITDDPKTYDKVKPKGDLRGLPTAIVYSTKIARPMTPIHDLMKEDGVTDERLRKAVEFLFEALTFRPPTAEETNDYLQIVKDSIDKVGKEDGVFMGLSAIFLDRDALFRSELVEKNKVDAHGRAMLQDWELGLAVNHALSYIQPDAQLRKAIVEGRLRTREDVEREVTRMLADQSIRKPRVLRFFRDFFDYDLGGYICKDNAALGQTGVSTRGTSHYRAMFDATASTDRLIELILEKDQDVLKELLTTQLIVATRSDSTYFGRKNNPEERKAAQEAKRLADEAQAEKEAAELEGMETAIAKLEEELKADPKNNQISKSLDRQKKSLATAKRRIATAQKRRRGGGNVNVATANLNGSKIYARVGRRSFGAGSMKPDRTLATAPEGQRLGLLTHPSWLVSHSDAMDNHAILRGRWIRERLLGGGIPDVPITVDAMLPDEPNTTLRHRMRVTRETYCWTCHEKMDPLGLPFEMYNHAGLFRTTELDKPVDTSGEIINSGDPELDGPVKNALEMIDKLSKSDHVEQVFVRHAFRFWIGRNETINDGSVLQDAYHAYREKGSMNALITSLLTSDAFLYRKVERGETTINDKAKK